In a single window of the Microbacterium sulfonylureivorans genome:
- a CDS encoding carboxymuconolactone decarboxylase family protein gives MIVQTPALDAATGHVADMYDGDLRTDGFVYAHTRAMAVDPEAHQAFEALIGAIVPSIGVRTYELATLGAARAIGSPHCLLAHGRKTLRADLMNEDQLERVGRDYTDAGLDEADVAVMAFAEKLSREPQRMTDVDSQRLREVGFTDRQIVDITLAAAARNFFSRALLALAVPVDDVPGLSPALVDALLSPLDR, from the coding sequence ATGATCGTCCAGACCCCAGCCCTCGACGCGGCCACCGGCCACGTCGCCGACATGTACGACGGCGACCTCCGCACCGACGGATTCGTGTACGCCCACACGCGGGCGATGGCCGTCGATCCCGAGGCGCACCAGGCGTTCGAGGCGCTGATCGGCGCGATCGTCCCCTCTATCGGCGTGCGCACGTACGAGCTCGCGACACTGGGCGCCGCGCGGGCGATCGGTTCGCCGCACTGCCTGCTCGCGCACGGCAGGAAGACGCTGCGCGCGGATCTGATGAACGAGGACCAGCTCGAGCGCGTCGGACGCGACTACACCGACGCCGGGCTGGACGAGGCCGACGTCGCGGTGATGGCGTTCGCCGAGAAGCTGTCCCGCGAGCCGCAGCGGATGACGGATGTCGACAGCCAGCGCCTGCGCGAGGTCGGATTCACCGACCGCCAGATCGTCGACATCACGTTGGCGGCCGCCGCGCGCAACTTCTTCAGCCGTGCTCTGCTGGCCCTGGCCGTGCCGGTGGACGACGTGCCGGGGCTCAGTCCCGCACTCGTCGATGCGCTGCTGTCACCGCTCGATCGCTGA
- a CDS encoding dihydrofolate reductase family protein, which translates to MRTLTVCNFVTVDGRYEDDDHDIGSFFEHQHPDYAGADSFDHYTTGLLRESGTLVLSGRRSALGNLGYWTGVRADPAATAIRREFAELILGVEKLIVSDKITDDDVAAYENVRIVRIADARAEVAALKAGDGRGILILLGRVLWNDLMRAGLVDELHLVTFPLVAGSGVPLFDERPRAALKLLGTHAWEESGNVLVRWRVDPVGADA; encoded by the coding sequence ATGCGCACGCTCACCGTCTGCAACTTCGTCACCGTCGACGGCAGGTACGAGGACGACGACCACGACATCGGCTCGTTCTTCGAGCACCAGCACCCCGACTACGCCGGCGCCGACAGCTTCGACCACTACACGACGGGTCTGCTCCGCGAGTCCGGCACGCTCGTGCTGTCGGGCCGCCGGTCGGCGCTCGGCAACCTGGGGTACTGGACGGGTGTGCGAGCCGACCCGGCAGCGACCGCCATCCGCCGCGAGTTCGCCGAGCTCATCCTCGGCGTCGAGAAGCTCATCGTCTCCGACAAGATCACCGACGACGACGTCGCAGCATATGAGAACGTGCGCATCGTGCGCATCGCCGACGCCCGTGCCGAGGTCGCCGCGCTGAAGGCGGGCGACGGGCGCGGCATCCTGATCCTCCTCGGACGCGTCCTGTGGAACGACCTGATGCGCGCGGGCCTCGTCGACGAGCTGCACCTCGTGACCTTCCCGCTCGTCGCCGGCTCCGGCGTCCCCCTGTTCGATGAGCGCCCGCGCGCGGCGCTGAAGCTCCTCGGCACGCACGCCTGGGAGGAGTCGGGCAACGTCCTGGTGCGCTGGCGGGTCGACCCGGTCGGGGCTGACGCGTGA
- a CDS encoding ATP-dependent DNA ligase, whose translation MGRLLYGSDGQSLDIDDRALAHLRVVFMNKLRRAEPFLFHHSEPNGHRSLWIHPAVPIVFHFYGSRQPALNRAWVEHLMNAASGPHGLSVLPEPPPSSSIVAGTDEQAV comes from the coding sequence GTGGGAAGACTCCTCTACGGCAGCGACGGCCAATCGCTGGACATCGACGACCGCGCTCTGGCGCACCTGCGGGTGGTCTTCATGAACAAGCTGCGCCGCGCAGAGCCGTTCCTGTTCCATCACAGTGAGCCGAACGGCCACCGGAGCCTGTGGATCCACCCGGCCGTCCCCATCGTCTTCCACTTCTACGGCAGCCGGCAGCCGGCGCTCAACCGCGCGTGGGTGGAGCACCTGATGAACGCGGCGAGCGGCCCTCACGGGCTGAGCGTCCTCCCCGAACCGCCTCCCTCCTCATCGATCGTCGCGGGAACGGACGAGCAGGCGGTCTGA
- a CDS encoding iron-containing redox enzyme family protein has translation MTTDTTTPVDRPPADTGTLSERLAAVWVELEAHLAKVPVLVRLADGTVTIDDYRRLLFNLRQQVVDGSPWISRAASHFDIDHFELRAAAIRHAEEEHRDYLMLERDYVAVGGSLDELRRGRKNVGSEALSGYMFHYADRPNPVGLLGAMFIIEGLGAKRAAGWAARFQEVLGLADSQVHFMRYHQQADAAHTGDMDAILTSGMIDDAAADEVVRCAQVVARLYALQLEELDR, from the coding sequence ATGACGACCGACACGACGACCCCTGTCGACCGCCCGCCCGCGGACACCGGCACGCTCTCCGAGCGCCTCGCCGCGGTGTGGGTCGAGCTCGAGGCGCACCTCGCGAAGGTGCCCGTCCTCGTCAGACTCGCCGACGGCACGGTGACGATCGATGACTACCGCCGGCTGCTGTTCAATCTCCGTCAGCAGGTCGTCGACGGCTCGCCGTGGATCTCGCGGGCGGCGTCCCACTTCGACATCGACCACTTCGAGCTTCGCGCCGCGGCGATCCGTCACGCCGAGGAGGAGCACCGGGACTACCTCATGCTCGAACGCGACTACGTCGCCGTCGGCGGCTCGCTCGACGAGCTGCGCAGGGGGCGCAAGAACGTCGGCTCCGAGGCGCTCTCGGGCTACATGTTCCACTACGCCGATCGGCCGAACCCGGTCGGGCTGCTGGGGGCGATGTTCATCATCGAAGGTCTCGGTGCGAAGCGGGCCGCCGGGTGGGCTGCCCGGTTCCAGGAGGTGCTCGGCCTCGCCGACAGCCAGGTGCACTTCATGCGGTACCACCAGCAGGCAGACGCCGCGCACACCGGCGACATGGACGCGATCCTCACGTCCGGGATGATCGATGACGCGGCCGCCGACGAGGTCGTCCGGTGCGCGCAGGTGGTCGCGAGGCTCTATGCGCTCCAGCTCGAGGAACTGGACCGCTGA
- a CDS encoding HAD family hydrolase — translation MSLARAACFDLDGTLLRDDHVDGVVREVAARLAERYGIDPSALADANERVWWECWPEMGEAWLRGELAPESVPTEVWRRALAEVGVADAAAAVEAHALQTATEETAFRLYEESAEVLARLRERGIPLALITNGPSGLQRAKLRAVGIEDAFDVVIVSGEHGVHKPDGEIFDLALDGLGVTAAEALHVGDNLVADIAGARDAGLTAVWIDRGTVGAAGAGWPATVVANLRELYELLGAG, via the coding sequence GTGAGTCTCGCCCGGGCGGCCTGCTTCGACCTCGACGGCACCCTGCTTCGTGACGATCACGTCGACGGCGTCGTGCGCGAGGTCGCCGCGCGGCTCGCCGAGCGATACGGGATCGACCCGTCGGCTCTCGCCGACGCGAACGAGCGGGTGTGGTGGGAGTGCTGGCCCGAGATGGGCGAGGCGTGGCTGCGCGGCGAGCTCGCACCGGAGTCGGTGCCCACCGAGGTGTGGCGCCGGGCGCTCGCGGAGGTCGGGGTCGCCGATGCCGCGGCTGCGGTCGAGGCCCACGCGCTGCAAACCGCGACCGAGGAGACCGCGTTCCGACTGTACGAGGAGTCGGCGGAGGTGCTGGCACGGCTGCGGGAACGCGGCATTCCCCTCGCGCTCATCACCAACGGGCCGAGCGGACTGCAGCGCGCGAAGCTGCGGGCGGTCGGGATCGAGGACGCCTTCGACGTCGTGATCGTGTCGGGCGAGCACGGCGTGCACAAGCCCGACGGCGAGATCTTCGACCTCGCCCTCGACGGCCTCGGCGTGACGGCCGCCGAGGCGCTGCACGTGGGCGACAACCTCGTCGCCGACATCGCCGGGGCACGGGATGCCGGACTCACCGCGGTGTGGATCGACCGCGGCACCGTCGGCGCGGCGGGAGCGGGCTGGCCCGCGACAGTCGTCGCGAACCTGCGGGAGCTGTACGAGCTGCTCGGCGCGGGCTGA
- a CDS encoding DUF6999 family protein, translating into MPEFVRSDPSMWEAVYADPSVPLDRALVRQIIDDQRRMSRRWLYPIARVVSRILVALISIVKRVLPFRWMPLATMDVLCVWFLRHFVSPDAGELLIRHFVVETNLVNFIIRNTPVDMDPVTLRPETLAGLGDSAVVEHDVNVYDVLIALDAVTVAPVDALDFSQLDIPPLDAERRRRRLLRLDIQTALCFMNIPFSMALTVEEYRRAVHSIRFDDSFLEILATICDDDTFRHWKLGGLSLWMDSNVDVPRMVYRHALVCEYAHARLVKLAGGDYPRNTPVAFD; encoded by the coding sequence ATGCCGGAGTTCGTCCGCTCCGACCCGAGCATGTGGGAGGCGGTGTACGCCGACCCCTCCGTCCCGCTCGACCGGGCGCTCGTGCGCCAGATCATCGACGACCAGCGGCGGATGTCACGCCGGTGGCTCTACCCGATCGCGCGCGTGGTCTCGCGGATCCTCGTCGCGCTGATCTCGATCGTGAAGCGCGTGCTCCCGTTCCGGTGGATGCCGCTGGCCACCATGGACGTCCTCTGCGTGTGGTTCCTCCGCCACTTCGTCTCGCCCGACGCCGGCGAGCTGCTCATCCGGCACTTCGTGGTCGAGACGAATCTCGTGAACTTCATCATCCGCAACACACCGGTCGACATGGATCCGGTCACTCTGCGCCCTGAGACTCTCGCCGGACTCGGAGACAGCGCCGTCGTCGAGCACGACGTGAACGTGTACGACGTGCTCATCGCCCTCGACGCGGTTACGGTCGCACCGGTGGATGCCCTCGACTTCTCGCAGCTCGACATCCCTCCGCTCGACGCGGAGCGCCGGCGCCGCCGGCTGCTTCGCCTCGACATCCAGACGGCGCTGTGCTTCATGAACATCCCGTTCTCGATGGCGCTCACCGTGGAGGAGTACCGCCGTGCGGTGCACTCGATCCGCTTCGACGACTCGTTCCTCGAGATCCTCGCGACGATCTGCGACGACGACACGTTCCGGCACTGGAAGCTCGGGGGCCTCAGCCTCTGGATGGACTCGAACGTCGACGTGCCGCGCATGGTGTACCGCCATGCGCTCGTGTGCGAGTACGCCCACGCCCGCCTCGTGAAGCTGGCCGGCGGCGACTACCCGCGCAACACCCCGGTCGCCTTCGACTGA
- a CDS encoding alpha/beta fold hydrolase → MTDTQILEPEGRAIPYAVEGDGPVALVLLPESGLDGDALGVVAHYLAEEAGFHVVRIGTRTSSGGSATTDERRQDTADVIDHLGLDHAWIGGHGAGGTVARTFASAHADRVNGLLLLGVEDEDIPLAPVIPVLIIQGTDDDITPVAQGERLQSTAPERASIANIAGADHRFPATHPIETAVVIEEYLDWD, encoded by the coding sequence ATGACGGACACCCAGATCCTCGAGCCCGAGGGGCGGGCGATCCCCTACGCCGTCGAGGGCGACGGCCCGGTCGCGCTGGTCCTGCTCCCGGAGAGCGGCCTGGACGGAGACGCCCTCGGAGTCGTCGCGCACTATCTCGCCGAGGAGGCCGGGTTCCACGTCGTGCGGATCGGCACGCGGACGAGCTCCGGCGGCTCGGCGACGACGGACGAGCGCCGGCAGGACACCGCCGACGTGATCGACCACCTCGGTCTCGATCACGCGTGGATCGGCGGGCACGGCGCCGGCGGCACTGTCGCGCGCACGTTCGCCTCGGCGCACGCCGATCGCGTGAACGGCCTGCTCCTCCTGGGGGTCGAGGACGAGGACATCCCCCTCGCGCCGGTGATCCCCGTCCTGATCATCCAGGGGACGGACGACGACATCACCCCCGTGGCCCAGGGCGAGAGGCTGCAGTCCACCGCCCCCGAGCGCGCGAGCATCGCGAACATCGCGGGCGCGGACCACCGCTTCCCGGCGACGCACCCCATCGAGACGGCCGTCGTCATCGAGGAATACCTCGACTGGGACTGA
- a CDS encoding ATP-dependent DNA ligase: protein MGKFSYDGTVKVDFDDRTLAHLQLVIGTKLRRGEPFHFTWKDDTSIGDGRTTVWIHPRCSLVYKYYGSRKPRLNMAWIDALVYTANSPAGLYLVPEPAESATSENHDEAD from the coding sequence ATGGGCAAGTTCAGCTACGACGGCACGGTGAAGGTGGACTTCGACGACCGCACCCTCGCACACCTGCAGCTGGTCATCGGCACCAAGCTGCGGCGCGGCGAGCCCTTCCACTTCACCTGGAAGGACGACACCAGCATCGGCGACGGTCGCACGACGGTATGGATCCACCCCAGATGCTCGCTGGTCTACAAGTACTACGGCAGCCGCAAGCCACGCCTCAACATGGCGTGGATCGACGCGCTCGTGTACACGGCCAACTCGCCCGCCGGCCTGTACCTCGTGCCGGAACCCGCAGAGAGCGCGACGAGCGAGAACCACGATGAAGCGGATTGA
- a CDS encoding LysR family transcriptional regulator has protein sequence MNITLLRRFVALADEDVHFPRAATALGIPLASLRSSIDKLEAEIGHPLVTRTQGGLALTGAGTLLLEEARREIAAAPAPAAKPAVPAGGKAKASKGKGRAPSVKGQPKPFKKRQGR, from the coding sequence GTGAACATCACCCTCCTGCGGCGGTTCGTCGCACTGGCGGACGAAGACGTGCACTTCCCCCGTGCGGCGACGGCGCTCGGCATCCCGCTCGCCTCTCTCCGCTCGTCGATCGACAAGCTGGAGGCGGAGATCGGGCATCCGCTCGTCACCCGCACCCAGGGCGGGCTGGCGCTGACCGGCGCGGGCACGCTGCTGCTCGAGGAGGCGAGGCGCGAGATCGCGGCGGCGCCCGCCCCTGCGGCGAAGCCCGCCGTGCCGGCGGGCGGCAAGGCGAAGGCCTCGAAGGGCAAGGGACGCGCGCCGTCGGTCAAGGGGCAGCCGAAGCCGTTCAAGAAGCGGCAGGGCCGCTAG
- a CDS encoding 3-oxoacyl-[acyl-carrier-protein] synthase III C-terminal domain-containing protein, with protein MSTTATAYLTGFGRYLPGDPVDNDGIAARLGGTDAVTERIRRRILESNGIRQRHYALDDRGEPTELNEELAVKALRAALVDRGIEATDVRMLACATTMGDVLVPGFASMVHGRLGGGPKQLLTASGVCASSLAALDAAVSKIRLGDHPVAAVVGSELPSRSLRQRRFDGIRAGMDSHFLRWMLSDGAGAVVVEFQPHPSRPSLRVDWVRHVSLAHEHDVCMRAGMSGEEAVVGRTWQDVDIADADAAGMFLLRQDVGMLDDLAECGIRQFEELVDIGLVDVHHLDHVVCHYSTNMFRDVAFDALRRRIPSLDTERWFSNLETRGNTGAASIFIALEEAWSTGRFAPGETVLLAVPESGRFSFAFAHLTVVAPSVQGAPT; from the coding sequence ATGTCCACGACGGCGACGGCGTATCTCACCGGTTTCGGCCGTTACCTCCCGGGCGATCCCGTCGACAACGACGGCATCGCGGCGCGGCTCGGAGGCACGGACGCCGTCACCGAGCGCATTCGTCGCCGGATCCTCGAATCGAACGGCATCCGACAGCGGCACTACGCGCTCGACGACCGCGGTGAGCCGACCGAGCTCAACGAGGAGCTCGCCGTCAAGGCGCTTCGCGCGGCGCTCGTCGATCGCGGCATCGAGGCGACGGACGTGCGGATGCTCGCCTGCGCGACGACGATGGGCGACGTGCTCGTGCCGGGCTTCGCCTCGATGGTCCACGGCCGTCTCGGCGGCGGGCCGAAGCAGCTGCTGACGGCATCCGGCGTGTGCGCGTCCAGCCTGGCCGCGCTCGACGCGGCGGTCAGCAAGATCCGGCTCGGCGATCACCCCGTGGCGGCCGTCGTGGGTTCGGAGCTGCCCAGCCGGAGCCTGCGCCAACGCCGCTTCGACGGCATCCGCGCCGGAATGGACTCCCACTTCCTCCGCTGGATGCTGTCGGACGGCGCCGGCGCGGTGGTCGTCGAGTTCCAGCCCCATCCGAGCAGGCCCTCGCTGCGGGTCGACTGGGTGCGGCACGTCTCGCTCGCGCATGAGCACGACGTGTGCATGCGCGCGGGCATGAGCGGCGAGGAGGCAGTCGTCGGCCGCACCTGGCAGGACGTCGACATCGCAGACGCCGACGCGGCGGGGATGTTCCTGCTGCGCCAGGACGTCGGCATGCTCGACGATCTCGCCGAGTGCGGCATCCGCCAGTTCGAGGAGCTCGTCGACATCGGGCTCGTCGACGTCCACCATCTCGACCACGTCGTCTGCCACTACAGCACGAACATGTTCCGGGATGTCGCGTTCGACGCGCTGCGCCGCCGCATCCCGTCGCTCGACACCGAGCGCTGGTTCTCGAACCTCGAGACCCGGGGGAACACCGGTGCGGCGAGCATCTTCATCGCCCTCGAGGAGGCGTGGAGCACCGGCCGCTTCGCGCCCGGCGAGACGGTGCTGCTGGCCGTGCCCGAGTCAGGACGATTCTCGTTCGCCTTCGCCCACCTCACCGTGGTGGCACCATCCGTGCAAGGAGCACCGACATGA
- the ychF gene encoding redox-regulated ATPase YchF: MALTIGIVGLPNVGKSTLFNALTKNQVLAANYPFATIEPNVGVVNLPDPRLQTLADIFHSERILPAAVSFVDIAGIVRGASEGEGLGNKFLANIREADAIAQVVRGFADDDVVHVEGTVDPKNDMETINAELQLADLETLEKAITRYEKEVKGKKLDPSVLSTAVEAKDALERGVLLSASAIDLTPIKELGLLTAKPFIFVFNVDEAVLTDASRKAELAALVAPAQAVFLDAKIESELIDLDPEDAAELLASTGQDESGLDQLARIGFDTLGLQTYLTAGPKEARAWTIGKGWKAPQAAGVIHTDFEKGFIKAEVISFHDLVATGSVIEARAKGKARLEGKDYVMQDGDVVEFRFNV, from the coding sequence GTGGCTCTCACCATCGGAATCGTCGGACTGCCCAACGTCGGCAAGTCCACCCTCTTCAACGCACTGACCAAGAACCAGGTTCTCGCAGCGAACTACCCGTTCGCGACGATCGAGCCGAACGTCGGTGTCGTGAATCTCCCCGACCCGCGTCTGCAGACGCTGGCCGACATCTTCCACAGCGAGCGGATCCTCCCCGCCGCCGTGTCGTTCGTCGACATCGCCGGCATCGTCCGCGGAGCGAGCGAGGGCGAGGGCCTCGGGAACAAGTTCCTCGCGAACATCCGCGAGGCCGACGCCATCGCCCAGGTCGTGCGCGGCTTCGCCGACGACGACGTCGTGCACGTCGAGGGCACGGTCGACCCGAAGAACGACATGGAGACGATCAACGCCGAGCTGCAGCTCGCCGACCTCGAGACGCTCGAGAAGGCGATCACCCGGTACGAGAAGGAGGTCAAGGGCAAGAAGCTCGATCCCTCCGTGCTGTCCACGGCCGTCGAGGCCAAGGACGCGCTCGAGCGCGGCGTCCTGCTGTCGGCGTCGGCGATCGACCTCACTCCGATCAAGGAGCTCGGGCTGCTGACCGCGAAGCCCTTCATCTTCGTCTTCAACGTCGACGAGGCGGTGCTGACGGATGCCTCGCGCAAGGCCGAGCTGGCCGCTCTGGTCGCGCCCGCCCAGGCGGTGTTCCTCGACGCGAAGATCGAGTCCGAGCTCATCGACCTCGACCCCGAGGACGCCGCCGAACTGCTGGCCTCCACCGGCCAGGACGAGTCGGGCCTCGATCAGCTCGCCCGCATCGGGTTCGACACCCTCGGACTCCAGACCTACCTCACGGCAGGTCCGAAGGAAGCGCGCGCCTGGACGATCGGCAAGGGCTGGAAGGCGCCGCAGGCAGCGGGCGTCATCCACACCGACTTCGAGAAGGGCTTCATCAAGGCGGAGGTCATCTCGTTCCACGACCTCGTCGCGACGGGATCCGTCATCGAGGCACGTGCAAAGGGCAAGGCCCGCCTCGAGGGCAAGGACTACGTCATGCAGGACGGCGACGTCGTCGAGTTCCGGTTCAACGTCTGA
- a CDS encoding MarR family winged helix-turn-helix transcriptional regulator: protein MPDADATVPAARAVERLRLAEARLARRRQTECGPSETARAAMRYILERSDAGRDATPTEIAEHLGLSTASVTGILQRLRGGGLITFARNPDDGRSKRVVPVDRSTDLDDVDPLTAKIRGFAEALTAREAEHVARFLEAVTEAVDRECT, encoded by the coding sequence ATGCCCGACGCAGATGCCACCGTCCCTGCCGCCCGCGCCGTCGAACGCCTCCGCCTCGCCGAGGCGCGCCTCGCCCGTCGGCGCCAGACCGAGTGCGGCCCGAGCGAGACCGCGCGGGCCGCCATGCGCTACATCCTCGAGCGATCGGATGCCGGGCGCGATGCCACCCCGACCGAGATCGCCGAGCACCTCGGGCTCTCGACAGCGTCGGTGACGGGCATCCTGCAGCGCCTGCGCGGCGGTGGGCTCATCACGTTCGCACGCAACCCCGACGACGGTCGCAGCAAGCGGGTCGTGCCCGTCGACCGATCCACCGACCTCGACGATGTGGATCCGCTCACCGCCAAGATCCGCGGCTTCGCCGAAGCTCTCACCGCCCGTGAAGCCGAGCACGTCGCCCGGTTCCTCGAAGCGGTCACAGAGGCGGTCGACCGCGAGTGCACGTGA
- a CDS encoding ABC-F family ATP-binding cassette domain-containing protein — protein sequence MTATLVAQGLAGGYGHRTLFDSLDLTVAPGDVIGVVGATGAGKSTLLRLLAGVHEPQAGTIALAPADAFVGWLPQEHERLAGETVAEYIARRTGCAEATRDLDAAAAALAEPSPEAAGGPDPADVYSTALDRWLASGAADLEERLPVVLADLGLDLGATPIEGAAMTSLSGGQAARVGLAALLLSRFDIVLLDEPTNDLDLDGLDRLETFVRGLRGGVVLVSHDREFLARCVTRVLELDLAQGANRLFGGGYDSYLEERATARRHQRERYDEFADKKADLVARARIQREWSSQGVRNAMKKSPDNDKIRRKAATESSEKQAQKVRQMESRIARLEEVEEPRKEWQLEFTIGSAPRSSSVVATLNSAVYRQGSFALGPVSLQVNAGERIGITGPNGAGKSTLLRALLGTQRPDEGSASLGANVQIGEIDQARSLLVGTRPLAEAFGRLVPDLAPDEVRTLLAKFGLKADHVTRPVDELSPGERTRAGLALLQARGVNVLVLDEPTNHLDLPAIEQLEQALESYDGCLLLVTHDRRMLATVQTDRHWRVEGGRVSEL from the coding sequence ATGACCGCGACGCTCGTGGCGCAGGGCCTCGCAGGAGGCTACGGCCATCGCACACTGTTCGACTCCCTGGACCTGACCGTCGCCCCCGGCGACGTCATCGGGGTGGTGGGCGCCACCGGCGCCGGCAAGTCGACGCTGCTTCGGCTGCTGGCGGGCGTGCACGAACCGCAGGCAGGCACGATCGCGCTCGCCCCGGCCGACGCGTTCGTCGGCTGGCTGCCCCAGGAGCACGAGCGCCTCGCCGGCGAGACGGTCGCGGAGTACATCGCGAGGCGCACGGGATGCGCCGAGGCGACGAGGGACCTGGATGCCGCGGCCGCGGCGCTCGCCGAGCCCTCGCCTGAGGCTGCGGGCGGGCCTGATCCGGCCGACGTCTACTCGACGGCACTCGATCGATGGCTGGCGAGCGGCGCCGCCGACCTGGAGGAGCGCCTGCCGGTCGTGCTCGCCGATCTCGGCCTCGATCTGGGCGCGACGCCGATCGAGGGGGCGGCGATGACCTCCCTGTCGGGCGGCCAGGCCGCTCGCGTGGGTCTCGCGGCGCTGCTGCTCTCGCGGTTCGACATCGTGCTTCTCGACGAGCCCACCAACGATCTCGACCTCGACGGGCTGGATCGGCTCGAGACCTTCGTGCGCGGACTCCGCGGGGGAGTCGTTCTCGTCAGCCACGACCGGGAGTTCCTTGCCCGCTGCGTCACCCGGGTGCTCGAACTCGACCTCGCCCAGGGGGCGAACCGACTCTTCGGCGGCGGCTACGACTCGTACCTGGAGGAGCGCGCCACAGCGCGCCGCCACCAGCGGGAGAGGTACGACGAGTTCGCCGACAAGAAGGCCGATCTCGTCGCGAGGGCGCGCATCCAGCGCGAGTGGTCGAGCCAGGGCGTGCGGAACGCGATGAAGAAGTCTCCCGACAACGACAAGATCCGCCGCAAGGCGGCGACCGAGTCGAGTGAGAAGCAGGCGCAGAAGGTGCGCCAGATGGAGAGTCGGATCGCCCGGCTCGAGGAGGTCGAGGAGCCCCGCAAGGAGTGGCAGCTCGAATTCACCATCGGGTCCGCGCCGCGGTCGAGCTCGGTGGTCGCGACCCTGAACTCCGCGGTCTACCGGCAGGGCTCGTTCGCTCTCGGCCCGGTGTCGCTGCAGGTGAACGCAGGGGAGCGGATCGGCATCACCGGGCCCAACGGTGCGGGAAAATCCACGCTGCTCCGCGCGCTGCTGGGCACTCAGCGGCCGGACGAGGGATCGGCGAGCCTCGGTGCCAACGTGCAGATCGGCGAGATCGACCAGGCGCGCTCGCTCCTGGTCGGCACCCGGCCCCTCGCGGAGGCGTTCGGCAGGCTCGTCCCCGACCTCGCACCGGACGAGGTGCGCACGCTCCTCGCGAAGTTCGGGCTGAAGGCCGACCACGTGACGCGGCCCGTCGACGAGCTGTCACCGGGCGAGCGCACCCGGGCGGGGCTCGCGCTGCTGCAGGCGCGCGGCGTCAACGTACTCGTGCTGGACGAGCCGACGAACCACCTCGACCTGCCGGCCATCGAGCAGCTCGAACAGGCCCTCGAGTCGTATGACGGCTGTCTGCTGCTGGTGACCCACGATCGGCGGATGCTGGCCACCGTGCAGACGGACCGGCACTGGCGGGTCGAGGGCGGCCGCGTCAGCGAGCTGTAG
- a CDS encoding DNA-formamidopyrimidine glycosylase family protein encodes MPESPEVQVLVESLGERLTGRTVRAVDVLEFRTVKTRTAPPATLVGRTFTGATRHGKHLALAVDDDSHLVISLGRHGWVRWLAHEEDLPDDAPPALAEVRLDAGEGFAVTDAGAWVSLGLFVVDDPMAVPAIAKLGPDPAGDAYSMSDFDVALGGRRKQVKAILQEQESIAGIGNAYSDEILHAARVSPVVHAAALDEEARARLFEATISTVRGAISARRGIPIDRLKAAKVDAMRVHGRAGEACPVCGDTVRDFAFASTTAQYCPTCQTAGALL; translated from the coding sequence ATGCCCGAGTCGCCCGAGGTGCAGGTACTTGTCGAGTCGCTCGGCGAGAGGTTGACCGGACGCACCGTCCGCGCTGTCGACGTGCTCGAGTTCCGCACTGTGAAGACGCGCACCGCTCCGCCGGCCACCCTGGTCGGGCGTACGTTCACCGGAGCGACGCGCCACGGCAAGCACCTCGCGCTCGCGGTCGACGACGACTCCCACCTGGTCATCTCGCTCGGCCGCCACGGATGGGTGCGCTGGCTGGCGCACGAGGAGGATCTCCCCGATGACGCACCCCCGGCCCTCGCAGAAGTCCGCCTCGACGCGGGCGAGGGCTTCGCCGTGACGGATGCCGGCGCCTGGGTGTCGCTCGGGCTGTTCGTCGTCGACGATCCGATGGCGGTCCCGGCGATCGCGAAGCTCGGACCCGACCCGGCAGGCGATGCATACTCGATGAGCGACTTCGACGTGGCACTGGGCGGCCGTCGCAAGCAGGTCAAGGCGATCCTGCAGGAGCAGGAGTCCATCGCGGGCATCGGCAACGCGTACTCCGACGAGATCCTCCATGCGGCGCGGGTCTCGCCCGTCGTGCATGCCGCTGCACTCGACGAAGAGGCGCGCGCGCGCCTGTTCGAGGCGACGATCTCGACCGTGCGCGGTGCGATCTCGGCGCGTCGAGGCATCCCCATCGATCGCCTCAAGGCGGCGAAGGTCGACGCCATGCGCGTGCACGGCCGGGCCGGAGAGGCCTGCCCCGTGTGCGGCGACACGGTCCGCGACTTCGCATTCGCGAGCACCACGGCGCAGTACTGCCCGACGTGCCAGACAGCCGGCGCGCTGCTGTGA